A stretch of Acropora palmata chromosome 9, jaAcrPala1.3, whole genome shotgun sequence DNA encodes these proteins:
- the LOC141892292 gene encoding thialysine N-epsilon-acetyltransferase-like translates to MAVVDSSKMRNWQVRDAVAEDIPDILQMIKDLAVFEKEPETVVKISEEVMLRDGFGESPWFGCLIAEELEGCSENDALPKKRAVGYAIFFQTYSTWEGRSLYLEDLYVDPVCRGKGVGTEILKKVCQIAVKKECVRLDWNVLDWNKVAVDFYDNLGAERLDEWRKYRFSGEQLIQFAYN, encoded by the exons ATGGCTGTGGTGGATAGTTCAAAAATGAGGAATTGGCAGGTGCGAGATGCTGTGGCGGAGGATATTCCAGATATTTTGCAAATGATTAAG GATTTAGCTGTGTTTGAGAAGGAACCTGAGACAGTTGTTAAAATTTCTGAAGAAG TGATGCTGAGAGATGGTTTTGGGGAAAGTCCATGGTTTGGGTGCTTGATAGCAGAAGAGCTTGAAGGCTGCAGCGAGAATGATGCCTTACCCAAGAAGAGAGCTGTAGGTTATGCTATTTTCTTCCAGACTTATTCGACGTGGGAAGGAAGATCATTGTATTTGGAGGATCTTTATGTTGATCCAGTATGCAGAG GAAAAGGTGTTGGCACAGAAATCTTAAAGAAAGTTTGTCAG ATTGCTGTGAAGAAGGAGTGTGTTAGATTGGATTGGAATGTGTTAGATTGGAATAAAGTCGCTGTAGATTTTTATGACAATCTTGGGGCAGAAAGACTTGACGAATGGCGGAAATACCGCTTCTCAGGAGAGCAATTAATTCAATTTGCTTACAATTAA
- the LOC141892290 gene encoding metabotropic glutamate receptor 3-like: protein MPTLGLDYVNSLKVCVNFALFLSLFLSLCFGQILASSSGYLRNTTRAQDGDDGFTRAEFPSDTEPNFVLGGLFPVHSKNVTDHGLTCGSLNVERGIHRLEAMIFAVDEINKDAILLPNITLGMVAYDTCGWYTRALEQSLKFVMAKTNPVNCQSPISKPVLPKKRESVLVGVVGAAASSVSVQVANLLRLFKLPQVSYASTTPDLSDKSKYDYFVRTVPPDNYQARAMVDVVHALNWSSVFAVSSEGIYGDRGIREFITGARAVNICIAGSFKIEGGPNGDKIIKAMFKDFSKRRNTRGIVLFCTDVDARRILEEAKRNKTPVGRFIWVASDYWGTRKKTIEGLEEFAEGAITISLTEASFLSFKEYFTSLKPGNHSQVNPWFDSFWEKQFHCSLKQKERTCAKRPLKNEDMRIDDKVPFVIDAVYAIAHALDTVYKNLCPSQQGLCSNWMQNFDSKNFRDILFNVSFTGMTGPVTFDSNGNGPGKYDIYRLKGGNYEKVASWNEYLYNATELLKGGRNRTIPFSYCGETCRAGNYKVFDYQRTCCWTCQECPENNYVQDGLTCKTCEQGERANPEKTGCESLPRRHIAQSWFIMVMIIASLGIICTLAVSVLFIVNKDTPVVKASGRELTCALVFGLLSCYVSSFFLLAEPSVTVCVIQRFGMGFSFCLCYAAVLIRTNRIARIFERSIRSTKPPMLIKPASQIAILVVFISIDIVFAGISLAKWPPEAIFADPTKKDVLFICNIQIYDIVYALTYNSCIILLCTVYAFRTRKTPENFNEARYIAFAMYTTCIIWVSFLPVQFGVNKDYSTITISINTTLNATTLLLCIFGPKVYILVFRPARNLPSKSLNSWRSQDNEQVQVTACESQSGSQSTEVNCKDIDIGINNRALENEKSQQESAI, encoded by the exons ATGCCTACTTTGGGCCTTGACTACGTAAACAGTTTAAAAGTTTGTGTCAACTTTGCACTCTTCCTGTCACTATTTTTAAGCTTGTGCTTTGGTCAAATTTTGGCCTCTTCATCCGGTTATCTAAGAAATACAACACGCGCACAAGATGGTGATGACGGCTTCACTAGAGCTGAATTTCCGAGCGATACGGAGCCAAACTTTGTCCTGGGTGGGCTGTTTCCAGTCCACAGCAAGAATGTCACAGATCATGGTCTAACTTGCGGAAGTTTGAATGTTGAGCGAGGCATTCATAGACTGGAGGCAATGATCTTTGCAGTGGATGAGATCAACAAAGATGCCATTCTGCTCCCCAACATCACATTGGGAATGGTAGCCTATGACACTTGTGGTTGGTACACGAGAGCTTTGGAACAGTCATTGAAGTTTGTCATGGCAAAAACCAATCCCGTTAATTGTCAGAGTCCAATTTCAAAGCCAGTTTTACCCAAGAAGAGAGAGAGTGTACTGGTTGGGGTCGTTGGTGCTGCAGCAAGCTCTGTTTCTGTCCAAGTGGCGAACCTGTTGCGGCTGTTTAAACTACCTCAAGTAAGCTACGCCTCAACGACTCCTGACCTAAGTGACAAATCGAAGTACGATTATTTCGTACGAACAGTGCCTCCGGACAACTACCAGGCGCGCGCCATGGTGGATGTTGTGCATGCATTGAATTGGTCCTCCGTGTTTGCCGTTAGTTCAGAGGGAATCTACGGGGATCGGGGAATCAGGGAATTCATCACAGGGGCAAGGGCGGTTAACATTTGCATTGCCGGGTCATTTAAAATCGAGGGAGGTCCGAATGGCGACAAAATCATTAAAGCCATGTTTAAGGACTTTTCCAAACGTCGAAACACTCGCGGAATTGTGCTGTTTTGCACCGATGTCGACGCCAGAAGAATCCTTGAAGAGGCAAAGCGCAACAAAACCCCTGTAGGCAGGTTCATCTGGGTTGCTAGCGATTACTGGggaacaagaaagaaaacgatTGAAGGCCTCGAGGAATTCGCTGAAGGTGCGATTACGATAAGCCTTACAGAGGCAAGCTTTCTTTCCTTCAAAGAGTACTTCACTTCTTTAAAACCTGGCAATCACAGCCAGGTGAATCCCTGGTTTGACAGCTTCTGGGAAAAGCAGTTTCACTGCAGCTTGAAGCAAAAGGAACGCACATGCGCAAAGCGTCCTCTGAAAAACGAGGACATGCGCATTGACGACAAAGTGCCGTTTGTGATCGATGCGGTTTACGCTATTGCGCATGCCTTGGACACGGTGTACAAGAATCTCTGTCCTTCACAACAAGGACTGTGTTCCAATTGGATGCAAAACTTTGATAGCAAGAATTTTAGAGATATCCTGTTCAACGTCAGCTTCACTGGCATGACAGGTCCTGTCACGTTTGACAGCAACGGAAACGGCCCTGGGAAATACGACATTTATCGGTTGAAAGGTGGAAACTACGAGAAGGTTGCCTCGTGGAACGAGTATCTCTATAATGCTACCGAACTTTTAAAAGGCGGTAGAAATAGAACGATTCCATTCTCGTATTGCGGTGAAACCTGTCGTGCGGGAAATTACAAAGTATTTGACTACCAGAGAACATGTTGTTGGACTTGCCAAGAATGTCCCGAGAATAACTATGTGCAAG acGGCCTAACCTGCAAGACGTGTGAGCAAGGTGAACGAGCCAACCCAGAGAAGACTGGCTGTGAATCGTTGCCTCGACGCCATATTGCCCAGAGCTGGTTCATCATGGTTATGATAATCGCCAGCTTGGGTATCATTTGCACACTGGCAGTAAGTGTTTTATTCATCGTCAACAAAGACACCCCAGTGGTGAAAGCCTCCGGCAGGGAGCTGACATGCGCACTGGTGTTCGGTTTGTTGTCGTGTTAcgtttcttctttctttttactggCTGAGCCTTCGGTCACGGTTTGCGTCATCCAGCGGTTTGGCATGGGATTCTCTTTCTGCTTGTGCTATGCGGCGGTTTTGATAAGGACCAATAGGATTGCTAGGATTTTCGAAAGGAGCATTCGTTCCACGAAGCCACCGATGCTTATCAAACCCGCATCCCAAATTGCCATACTTGTAGTTTTCATCTCCATTGACATTGTGTTTGCCGGAATCAGCCTCGCAAAATGGCCACCTGAGGCAATTTTTGCAGATCCCACGAAGAAGGATGTCTTGTTCATTTGCAATATTCAGATCTATGACATTGTGTACGCTTTGACGTACAATTCTTGTATTATCTTGCTGTGTACAGTTTACGCTTTTCGAACACGTAAAACGCCAGAGAATTTCAACGAAGCAAGATATATCGCTTTTGCAATGTACACAACTTGTATCATCTGGGTCTCGTTCCTTCCTGTACAATTTGGCGTTAACAAAGATTACTCTACTATAACTATCAGCATAAATACAACGTTGAACGCTACAACCCTTTTGCTGTGTATTTTTGGACCTAAAGTCTATATCCTGGTCTTCAGACCAGCTAGAAACCTTCCAAGCAAGTCTCTAAATAGCTGGCGCTCTCAAGACAACGAGCAGGTTCAAGTTACAG CCTGCGAGTCACAATCAGGGAGTCAAAGCACCGAAGTGAATTGCAAAGACATTGACATAGGAATCAATAATCGTGCTCTGGAAAACGAGAAATCCCAACAGGAATCCGCGATTTGA